One region of Zootoca vivipara chromosome 7, rZooViv1.1, whole genome shotgun sequence genomic DNA includes:
- the CIMIP1 gene encoding ciliary microtubule inner protein 1, producing MQKNKFNFVAELQIWKDHVETENIAARRWPHRWGFLLTPVEELLKDEKKPPAKPKIPLPQHLQIRPVTPVETYIKIHPSPPVPQTTQGFIGWRSTVPGLGLERYSKIISTKGAFYKDVQWPNEPTD from the exons ATGCAGAAGAACAAATTCAACTTCGTGGCTGAACTCCAGATCTG GAAGGATCATGTTGAAACTGAAAACATAGCTGCAAGGAGATGGCCCCATCGGTGGGGGTTTCTGTTAACACCAGTGGAAGAG TTGTTAAAAGATGAAAAGAAGCCTCCTGCCAAGCCGAAGATCCCACTTCCACAACACTTACAAATCCGACCTGTGACACCGGTGGAAACATATATTAAG ATTCACCCATCTCCTCCTGTCCCTCAGACGACACAAGGCTTCATAGGCTGGAGATCCACGGTTCCGGGTCTGGGACTTGAGCGTTACTCTAAGATCATAAGCACCAAAGGTGCCTTTTACAAGGATGTGCAGTGGCCAAATGAACCTACTGACTGA